Genomic window (Jeotgalibaca ciconiae):
TGGTTCTCTCCGAAATAGCTTTAGGGCTAGCCTCGGATCAACGAATCGTGGAGGTAGAGCACTGTTTGGACTAGGGGCCCTTCTCGGGTTACCGAATTCAGATAAACTCCGAATGCCATGGATTCAAGTCCGGGAGTCAGACTGCGAGTGATAAGATCCGTAGTCGAAAGGGAAACAACCCAGCCCACCAGCTAAGGTCCCCAAGTATCTGTTAAGTGGAAAAGGATGTGGGGTTGCACAGACAACTAGGATGTTGGCTCAGAAGCAGCCATCATTTAAAGAGTGCGTAATAGCTCACTAGTCGAGTGACCCTGCGCCGAAAATTTACCGGGGCTAAACAGATCACCGAAGCTGTGGATGGAACCCATTGGGGTTCCGTGGTAGGAGAGCGTTCTAAGGGCAGAGAAGCCGGACCGTGAGGACCGGTGGAGCGCTTAGAAGTGAGAATGCCGGTATGAGTAGCGAAAGACGGGTGAGAATCCCGTCCACCGAATGACTAAGGTTTCCTGGGGAAGGCTCGTCCTCCCAGGGTTAGTCGGGACCTAAGCCGAGGCCGACAGGCGTAGGCGATGGACAACAGGTTGATATTCCTGTACCAGTTGTTTTTGTTTGAACGATGGAGGGACGCAGGAGGCTAAGGAAAGCGTGCGATTGGAAGAGCACGCCCAAGCAGTGAGTCCGGGGGAGAGTCAAATGCTTTCCCCCGCACGGATGAGCTGTGACGGGGAGGGAAATTGAGTACCGAAGTTCCCGATGCCACACTGCCAAGAAAAGCTTCTAGTTAGAAACCAACTGCCCGTACCGCAAACCGACACAGGTAGTCGAGGAGAGTATCCTAAGGTGAGCGAGCGAACTCTCGTTAAGGAACTCGGCAAAATGACCCCGTAACTTCGGGAGAAGGGGTGCTGACCGCAAGGTCAGCCGCAGTGAATAGGCCCAAGCGACTGTTTATCAAAAACACAGGTCTCTGCAAAATCGAAAGATGACGTATAGGGGCTGACGCCTGCCCGGTGCTGGAAGGTTAAGAGGAGAGGTTAGCCGCAAGGCGAAGCTTCGAATTGAAGCCCCAGTAAACGGCGGCCGTAACTATAACGGTCCTAAGGTAGCGAAATTCCTTGTCGGGTAAGTTCCGACCCGCACGAAAGGCGTAACGATTTGGGCACTGTCTCAACGAGAGACTCGGTGAAATTATAGTACCAGTGAAGATGCTGGTTACCCGCGACAGGACGGAAAGACCCCATGGAGCTTTACTGCAGGTTGATATTGATTGTTTCTGCCACATGTACAGGATAGGTAGGAGCCGTAGAAGTCGGGACGCTAGTCTCGATGGAGGCGCCATTGGGATACTACCCTTGTGGCAGGAACACTCTAACCCGCTGCCCTTATCGGGCAGGGAGACAGTGTCAGTCGGGCAGTTTGACTGGGGCGGTCGCCTCCTAAAATGTAACGGAGGCGCCCAAAGGTTCCCTCAGAATGGTTGGAAATCATTCGCAGAGTGCAAAGGCAGAAGGGAGCTTGACTGCGAGACAGACAAGTCGAGCAGGGACGAAAGTCGGGCTTAGTGATCCGGTGGTACCGCATGGAAGGGCCATCGCTCAACGGATAAAAGCTACCCTGGGGATAACAGGCTTATCTCCCCCAAGAGTTCACATCGACGGGGAGGTTTGGCACCTCGATGTCGGCTCGTCGCATCCTGGGGCTGTAGTCGGTCCCAAGGGTTGGGCTGTTCGCCCATTAAAGCGGCACGCGAGCTGGGTTCAGAACGTCGTGAGACAGTTCGGTCCCTATCCGTCGCGGGCGTTGGAAATTTGAGAGGAGCTGTCCTTAGTACGAGAGGACCGGGATGGACACACCGCTGGTGTACCAGTTGTTCTGCCAAGAGCATCGCTGGGTAGCTATGTGTGGAAGGGATAAACGCTGAAAGCATCTAAGCGTGAAGCCCCCCTCAAGATGAGATTTCCCATCATTTTAAATGAGTAAGACCCCTGAGAGACGATCAGGTAGATAGGCTGGAAGTGGACGCGCAGCGATGTGTGGAGCGGACCAGTACTAATCGGTCGAGGACTTAACCAAGAAACAGACGGTAAGGCGGAAGAATGGTTTCTTTCCGGTAGATCATGTGGCTATTCAGTTTTGAGGGAACGAAGTTCCTGAAATAAAGAGGGATCACTGTGGGCGAAGCCCAAGTGTATCATGTCTGTAAGCAGCTGAAGCAGCAACAGCCATGACAATGTGCGGTGGCGATGGCAAGAAGGTCACACCTGTTCCCATCCCGAACACAGAAGTTAAGCTTCTTAGCGCCGATTGTAGTGAAGGGTTTCCCTTTGTGAGAGTAGGACGCTGCCGCGCATATATTTTTTGAATATATTTATTCCGCAATAGCTCAGTTGGTAGTAGCGCTTGACTGTTAATCAAGATGTCGTAGGTTCGAGTCCTACTTGCGGAGTTTTTAATTTTCCGTTTTCCTAAAAATGGTAAATCAATTGAGTTTAAAAGGTATAAATTGAAGAAATTCAATTTATACCTTTTTTTGTAGACTAGGGGATTATAAGTTCAGCCATCAATGTCTAGCTCCCAAGTCCTGACCTAGTGAAAAAAAGATAAATTTGCCCCATTGCGCGCTTCGCTGCTCGCTAACGCATATCATTCGACTAACCCGCTGAAGCGTGAAGTCTCCTGACAATTCAGGGTCAAATTCCCTATTTTTTCATAGGCCAAGGCGGACTTGTCCGCTTTTCTTATCGTCTAGAGTATTATATGGGTTCTATAATTTTATGGTGTTGGTAAGTTAAAAGAAAGCGACATATATAGAACATTATTTTCTGAAGGAAAATAAGAAGATGGGAATTGTATATCAGGGGAAATAGAGAATTTAACCCCCCTTTCCTTGATAAATCGTAATTATCAAGGAAAGAGAGGAGTAAAAAAGAAGACTTTAGCTGATAAGTTATTTTTATCAAGGAAAGCGTCTGCTTGAATGGGTGCTTTTACCTGATAAAAGCAAAGCTGAGTTCTAAATTTTTAATGCATCTCCAAAGAAGCTCTTAAAAACGGAAAGATAAAATACGATAAAAATCGGAAATATCATTGACAAAGACTGCTATATTAGGTATTCTATATTTTGTGTTACATTTCTGCCGCCTTAGCTCAGTAGGTAGAGCACCACCATGGTAAGGTGGGGGTCGTCGGTTCGAATCCGACAGGTGGCTTAGGAGTTATTCCTTTCAAAATGTCATACTGTGGCAATTCCCCAGTGTATCAAATTTGTACGTTGCTAAAGCAATAACAGTCATGACAATATGTGCGGTGGCGATGGCAAGAAGGTCACACCTGTTCCCATCCCGAACACAGAAGTTAAGCTTCTTAGCGCCGATTGTAGTGAAGGGTTTCCCTTTGTGAGAGTAGGACGCTGCCGCGCATATATTTTTTGAATATATTTATTCCGCAATAGCTCAGTTGGTAGTAGCGCTTGACTGTTAATCAAGATGTCGTAGGTTCGAGTCCTACTTGCGGAGTTTCTTTTTAAAAGTTGCTACATAAAAAAGGTATGAGTTGAACAGCTCATACCTTTTTTATATCTTTCTAAATCATATATACAATTCATGCGATGATCAACAAAAAAATCAACAGGCTGTCATGAAACTATCTTCCTGGGCATGCGAGCTTGTTTTTACTGACTAAGACAGATCTGGAAAGCGTCCTCTATTATTTGTGCTTTATAATTATCCATCCTTTTACTCTTCAATAAACTAAATAAACCACCATCATTCCTATAGATATTTACTTCCCTCACGAATGCTCAACGGAGACATCGAAGCCCTATTTTCCTCAATAAATTTTGCTACCCATTGTGGATCAGTCTTACTGTAATCACGCAAGCTCCAACCGATTGCTTTATTGATGAAAAATTCTGTGTTATTCAAATTGTTCTTTATAATTTTTCCTAACAAGTCTGTGTCCGTTCTTTCCTTAAATAATAACTGGTGATCAATTGCTACTCTACGAATCCAAATATTATCTTCTAAACTCCAATCAATCATTGTATTCTTTAGTTCTGGATAACGCTGCACGAGGCACCCTACTACCCCATCCAATCCATCAACAGTATCCCACCAAGATTTTTTCATAATACATTCTTTGACTTTTGGTAGATGTTCCTGTGAAAGATTCGATTGAATTGCAAGCAAGTAATCAACCCCAGCATAATGAAATTCTCTTTCTAATCGCGAAAAACATGCTTCTACAAAATGAAAGTCAACTATATCATCTTTTGAAGCTTGCCGAAACAGTTTTTGATAAACGGCTTTTCGGGGAGCAGCAGAAATCCCTAAAAAAGAAAATTGATTCCGCATATAAGCTTCCATCTGTACAGCGCGAGCTGGATTACGTAATTCTTCTAATTGTTCAAAAATATCTATATACCACATATCGCTCCTCCTTAAAACCTATATAATCCTATATGTATTATAATAAACTATTCGAAAAGAATGCTATACTAACAGTAAAATAAAAAAGAGGTGTTGCAATTGAAAAAAGTAAAACTAGCTAATGATGGTTTTGAAGCTTCTGAAATTTCATTAGGAATTATGAGAATGAGCAGTCTGTCTAATGAAGAGGCAAAAAAAGTAATTACTACCGCGCTTTCATCAGAAATCGACTATTTTGACCATGCGGATATTTACGGAGCTGGAAGTTCAGAGGAGGTTTTTGGAAGGGCTATCAAAGAGTTGGAAATCCCCCGTGACTCCGTTTATATTCAGTCAAAAGCAGGAATTGTACCAGGAAAAATGTATGATTTTTCAAAAAAACATATTATTGGTGCTGTGGAAAGTAGCTTGAAAAGACTTCAAACGGATTATTTAGATGCCTTTCTATTGCATAGACCCGATACATTGGTAGAACCGGAAGAAGTTGCGGAAGCGTTTGATGAGTTAGAAAAAACTGGTAAAGTACGATATTTTGGAGTAAGTAATCAAAACCCTATGCAAATTGATTTACTAAAAACTGCTGTTCAACAACCACTTATTATTAATCAATTGCAAATGAGCGTTACTCACCATCCGATGATCGATGCTGGATTTAATGTAAATCGTGTAAATGACTTAGCTATAACAAGGGATGGTTCCATCTTGGAATATAGTCGGATTCATCATATGACGATCCAACCATGGTCTCCCTTCCAGGTGGGCAATAATAAACAAGGAATCCTATTCGACCACCCGGATTACCAAGAACTTAATGAGCTGTTGCAAAATTACGCAAATGATAGAGGTGTGTCAAGAGAAGCAATCGCGATTGCCTGGTTGTTACGACACCCTGCGAACATGCAACCGATTATTGGTTCAATGAATCCGGAAAGAATTGCAGCTGTGTGTAAAGCTTCCTCCGTCAAGCTTTCACGTGAAGAATGGTACGAAATATATAGAGCTGGTTCATATCCATTGCCATAAAATAAAAAATCGTCCTGTCATGTCAAGGCAGGACGAAAAATTTATTTTTATAATTTATGAAAAAAGAGTTGACTACATTATTTTCAGATGCTATTATATAAAAGTTGCCGCTTCACAAAAAAGACATTTTAAAAAAAGAAGCCATTTGTTGGTTTTAAAAAAATAAAAAAACTTTTTAAAAAGTGTTGACATTGATAAAGATAGATGGTAATATTAAGAAGTTGTCACGAAGAGAGTTACACCTAATACGTGATAGCGGATTTGACCTTTGAAAACTGAACAAAGAATGAACGAACCAAACGTGCAGGGCATCTTTTCGAAGATGCACACAATAAAGCCGGTACTTTGTACCGCAAACATTAAGTCAGCAAAAAAAGAGCTATTCAGCTTATCATGTCGGATTTCTGTACAAGAGTCCACATTTAACATGAGAGTTTGATCCTGGCTCAGGACGAACGCTGGCGGCGTGCCTAATACATGCAAGTCGTACGAACCGAAGGGGAGCTTGCTCCCTGGACGTTAGTGGCGAACGGGTGAGTAACACGTGGGTAACCTGCCCTTAAGCGGGGGATAACATCCGGAAACGGGTGCTAATACCGCATAGTTTCCCTCTTCACATGGAGGGGGAAGGAAAGACGGCCTTTGTGCTGTCGCTTAGGGATGGACCCGCGGCGTATTAGTTAGTTGGTAGGGTAACGGCCTACCAAGGCGATGATACGTAGCCGACCTGAGAGGGTGATCGGCCACATTGGGACTGAGACACGGCCCAAACTCCTACGGGAGGCAGCAGTAGGGAATCTTCCGCAATGGACGAAAGTCTGACGGAGCAACGCCGCGTGAGTGAAGAAGGTTTTCGGATCGTAAAACTCTGTTGTCGGAGAAGAACAAGCAGGAAAGGAACTGTTCCTGCCTTGACGGTACCCGACCAGAAAGCCACGGCTAACTACGTGCCAGCAGCCGCGGTAATACGTAGGTGGCAAGCGTTGTCCGGATTTATTGGGCGTAAAGCGAGCGCAGGCGGTTCCTTAAGTCTGATGTGAAAGCCCACGGCTCAACCGTGGAAGGTCATTGGAAACTGGGGAACTTGAATGCAGAAGAGGAGAGTGGAATTCCATGTGTAGCGGTGAAATGCGTAGATATATGGAGGAACACCAGTGGCGAAGGCGACTCTCTGGTCTGTAATTGACGCTGAGGCTCGAAAGCGTGGGGAGCAAACAGGATTAGATACCCTGGTAGTCCACGCCGTAAACGATGAGTGCTAAGTGTTGGAGGGTTTCCACCCTTCAGTGCTGCAGTTAACGCATTAAGCACTCCGCCTGGGGAGTACGGCCGCAAGGCTGAAACTCAAAGGAATTGACGGGGACCCGCACAAGCGGTGGAGCATGTGGTTTAATTCGAAGCAACGCGAAGAACCTTACCAGGTCTTGACATCCCTTGCCATTCCCAGAGATGGGAGGTTCCCTTCGGGGACAAGGTGACAGGTGGTGCATGGTTGTCGTCAGCTCGTGTCGTGAGATGTTGGGTTAAGTCCCGCAACGAGCGCAACCCTTATTGCTAGTTGCCAGCATTCAGTTGGGCACTCTAGTGAGACTGCCGGTGACAAACCGGAGGAAGGTGGGGATGACGTCAAATCATCATGCCCCTTATGACCTGGGCTACACACGTGCTACAATGGATGGTACAACGAGCAGCGAACCCGCGAGGGCAAGCGAATCTCTGAAAGCCATTCTCAGTTCGGATTGCAGGCTGCAACTCGCCTGCATGAAGCCGGAATCGCTAGTAATCGCGGATCAGCACGCCGCGGTGAATACGTTCCCGGGTCTTGTACACACCGCCCGTCACACCACGAGAGTTTGTAACACCCGAAGTCGGTGGGGTAACCCTTAGGGGAGCCAGCCGCCTAAGGTGGGATAGATGATTGGGGTGAAGTCGTAACAAGGTAGCCGTATCGGAAGGTGCGGCTGGATCACCTCCTTTCTAAGGAATTTAACGGAACCTGCCGAAGTTCATCATTCTTGTTCAGTTTTGAGAGGTCAATGATCACTCATACAGGAGAACCATCTTGCCGGAATCTCTTGGGCCTATAGCTCAGCTGGTTAGAGCGCACGCCTGATAAGCGTGAGGTCGATGGTTCGAGTCCATTTAGGCCCATAATCCTTTTGGATTTCCTGAAAAATTACATAAAACCCATACGGGGGCTTAGCTCAGCTGGGAGAGCGCCTGCCTTGCACGCAGGAGGTCAGCGGTTCGATCCCGCTAGTCTCCATTGTAACCGAAAGGTTACTTATTTGTTCCTTGAAAACTGAATAGCATAACATGAAATACAAAGTAAGAAACCAAAACATTTTACCGCGTTACACGTTGGACGATTTTTTAGAAAACGTTCGATAGTAAAGGCCAGCAATGGCCGAAGCTTGACCACAGGTTAAGTGAATAAGGGCGCACGGTGGATGCCTTGGCACTAGGAGCCGATGAAGGACGGGACGAACGCCGATATGCTCCGGGGAGCTGTAAGTAAGCATTGATCCGGAGATTTCCGAATGGGGCAACCCAATATCTTTGATAGGATATTACAAACACGTGAATACATAGCGTGTTTGAGGTAGACGCAGGGAACTGAAACATCTCATTACCTGCAGGAAGAGAAAGAAAAATCGATTCCCTGAGTAGCGGCGAGCGAAACGGGAAAAGCCCAAACCAGAGAGCTTGCTCTCTGGGGTTGTAGGACTGGGACGTGAGACTGCAATGGATAGCAGAAGCCGGCTGGAAAGCCGCGCAAGACAGGGTAACAGCCCCGTATGCGAAATCCAGCGCAGCTCTACCAGGATCCTGAGTACGGCGGAACACGAGAAATTCCGTCGGAATCCGGGAGGACCATCTCCCAAGGCTAAATACTCCCTAGTGACCGATAGTGAACCAGTACCGTGAGGGAAAGGTGAAAAGCACCCCGGAAGGGGAGTGAAATAGTACCTGAAACCGTGTGCTTACAAGTAGTCAGAGCCCGTTAAGGGGTGATGGCGTACCTTTTGTAGAATGGACCGGCGAGTTACGATCCCATGCGAGGTTAAGCCGAAAAGGCGGAGCCGCAGCGAAAGCGAGTCTGAACAGGGCGAATGAGTATGTGGTCGTAGACCCGAAACCAGGTGACCTACCCATGTCCAGGTTGAAGGTGCGGTAATACGCACTGGAGGACCGAACCCACGTACGTTGAAAAGTGCGGGGATGAGGTGTGGGTAGCGGAGAAATTCCAATCGAACCTGGAGATAGCTGGTTCTCTCCGAAATAGCTTTAGGGCTAGCCTCGGATCAACGAATCGTGGAGGTAGAGCACTGTTTGGACTAGGGGCCCTTCTCGGGTTACCGAATTCAGATAAACTCCGAATGCCATGGATTCAAGTCCGGGAGTCAGACTGCGAGTGATAAGATCCGTAGTCGAAAGGGAAACAACCCAGCCCACCAGCTAAGGTCCCCAAGTATCTGTTAAGTGGAAAAGGATGTGGGGTTGCACAGACAACTAGGATGTTGGCTCAGAAGCAGCCATCATTTAAAGAGTGCGTAATAGCTCACTAGTCGAGTGACCCTGCGCCGAAAATTTACCGGGGCTAAACAGATCACCGAAGCTGTGGATGGAACCCATTGGGGTTCCGTGGTAGGAGAGCGTTCTAAGGGCAGAGAAGCCGGACCGTGAGGACCGGTGGAGCGCTTAGAAGTGAGAATGCCGGTATGAGTAGCGAAAGACGGGTGAGAATCCCGTCCACCGAATGACTAAGGTTTCCTGGGGAAGGCTCGTCCTCCCAGGGTTAGTCGGGACCTAAGCCGAGGCCGACAGGCGTAGGCGATGGACAACAGGTTGATATTCCTGTACCAGTTGTTTTTGTTTGAACGATGGAGGGACGCAGGAGGCTAAGGAAAGCGTGCGATTGGAAGAGCACGCCCAAGCAGTGAGTCCGGGGGAGAGTCAAATGCTTTCCCCCGCACGGATGAGCTGTGACGGGGAGGGAAATTGAGTACCGAAGTTCCCGATGCCACACTGCCAAGAAAAGCTTCTAGTTAGAAACCAACTGCCCGTACCGCAAACCGACACAGGTAGTCGAGGAGAGTATCCTAAGGTGAGCGAGCGAACTCTCGTTAAGGAACTCGGCAAAATGACCCCGTAACTTCGGGAGAAGGGGTGCTGACCGCAAGGTCAGCCGCAGTGAATAGGCCCAAGCGACTGTTTATCAAAAACACAGGTCTCTGCAAAATCGAAAGATGACGTATAGGGGCTGACGCCTGCCCGGTGCTGGAAGGTTAAGAGGAGAGGTTAGCCGCAAGGCGAAGCTTCGAATTGAAGCCCCAGTAAACGGCGGCCGTAACTATAACGGTCCTAAGGTAGCGAAATTCCTTGTCGGGTAAGTTCCGACCCGCACGAAAGGCGTAACGATTTGGGCACTGTCTCAACGAGAGACTCGGTGAAATTATAGTACCAGTGAAGATGCTGGTTACCCGCGACAGGACGGAAAGACCCCATGGAGCTTTACTGCAGGTTGATATTGATTGTTTCTGCCACATGTACAGGATAGGTAGGAGCCGTAGAAGTCGGGACGCTAGTCTCGATGGAGGCGCCATTGGGATACTACCCTTGTGGCAGGAACACTCTAACCCGCTGCCCTTATCGGGCAGGGAGACAGTGTCAGTCGGGCAGTTTGACTGGGGCGGTCGCCTCCTAAAATGTAACGGAGGCGCCCAAAGGTTCCCTCAGAATGGTTGGAAATCATTCGCAGAGTGCAAAGGCAGAAGGGAGCTTGACTGCGAGACAGACAAGTCGAGCAGGGACGAAAGTCGGGCTTAGTGATCCGGTGGTACCGCATGGAAGGGCCATCGCTCAACGGATAAAAGCTACCCTGGGGATAACAGGCTTATCTCCCCCAAGAGTTCACATCGACGGGGAGGTTTGGCACCTCGATGTCGGCTCGTCGCATCCTGGGGCTGTAGTCGGTCCCAAGGGTTGGGCTGTTCGCCCATTAAAGCGGCACGCGAGCTGGGTTCAGAACGTCGTGAGACAGTTCGGTCCCTATCCGTCGCGGGCGTTGGAAATTTGAGAGGAGCTGTCCTTAGTACGAGAGGACCGGGATGGACACACCGCTGGTGTACCAGTTGTTCTGCCAAGAGCATCGCT
Coding sequences:
- a CDS encoding DNA alkylation repair protein; translated protein: MWYIDIFEQLEELRNPARAVQMEAYMRNQFSFLGISAAPRKAVYQKLFRQASKDDIVDFHFVEACFSRLEREFHYAGVDYLLAIQSNLSQEHLPKVKECIMKKSWWDTVDGLDGVVGCLVQRYPELKNTMIDWSLEDNIWIRRVAIDHQLLFKERTDTDLLGKIIKNNLNNTEFFINKAIGWSLRDYSKTDPQWVAKFIEENRASMSPLSIREGSKYL
- a CDS encoding aldo/keto reductase; this translates as MKKVKLANDGFEASEISLGIMRMSSLSNEEAKKVITTALSSEIDYFDHADIYGAGSSEEVFGRAIKELEIPRDSVYIQSKAGIVPGKMYDFSKKHIIGAVESSLKRLQTDYLDAFLLHRPDTLVEPEEVAEAFDELEKTGKVRYFGVSNQNPMQIDLLKTAVQQPLIINQLQMSVTHHPMIDAGFNVNRVNDLAITRDGSILEYSRIHHMTIQPWSPFQVGNNKQGILFDHPDYQELNELLQNYANDRGVSREAIAIAWLLRHPANMQPIIGSMNPERIAAVCKASSVKLSREEWYEIYRAGSYPLP